From Mya arenaria isolate MELC-2E11 chromosome 12, ASM2691426v1, the proteins below share one genomic window:
- the LOC128210529 gene encoding uncharacterized protein LOC128210529 yields MFLFSSEFRSRVAKRIAPPTEIRENNLVSTSAAKDARDLHAHRNILHILVPKLAGHANHTDSNQGEQTMKFSTIVGLCLVMWAGFSLGFPFDDSWNGGDSDDWNSGIGQSWGDSGHTGSWNSHNKQIEQKRIVQVPVYETVNNFVPVILALLLVPLLRSNTASATNNETLASNGITVIREPDCCG; encoded by the exons ATGTTTCTGTTCTCGAGCGAGTTCAGGAGCAGGGTGGCCAAGAGGATTGCCCCGCCCACTGAAATACGTGAAAATAACT TAGTATCCACCAGTGCGGCCAAGGATGCCCGGGACCTCCACGCGCACCGGAACATACTCCACATCCTCGTTCCCAAACTGGCAGGACACGCCAACCACACAGATTCCAACCAGGGCGAGCAG acGATGAAGTTTTCAACAATCGTCGGCCTGTGCTTGGTCATGTGGGCAGGGTTTTCTCTTGGATTCCCCTTCGACGACAGCTGGAACGGCGGTGACTCCGATGACTGGAACAGCGGGATTGGCCAATCATGGGGAGACAGTGGACATACCGGTTCTTGGAACAGCCATAACAAGCAGATCGAACAGAAGAGAATTGTTCAAGTACCGGTTTATGAAACGGTTAACAATTTCG tgcCGGTGATCTTGGCCTTGCTGCTGGTTCCCCTTCTGCGCAGCAACACCGCGTCCGCAACTAACAACGAAACACTGGCCAGCAATGGTATTACCGTCATCCGGGAGCCAGATTGCTGTGGATGA